From Arvicanthis niloticus isolate mArvNil1 chromosome 22, mArvNil1.pat.X, whole genome shotgun sequence, the proteins below share one genomic window:
- the Arhgap45 gene encoding rho GTPase-activating protein 45 isoform X3, producing MRQVISRYPLLNTVETLTAAGTLIAKVKAFHYECNNESDKREFEKALETIAVSFSCTVSELLLGEVDSSTLLAVPPGDPSQSMENLYGAGNEGLPHSVEECEEGCLPPEEVDMLLQRCEGGVDAALQYAKDMARYMKDLISYLEKRTTLEMEFAKGLQKVVHNCRQSVTHEPHMPLLSIYSLALEQDLEFGHGMVQAAGTLQTQTFMQPLTLRRLEHERRRKEIKESWHRAQRKLQEAETNLRKAKQGYKQRCEDHDKARLQVAKAEEEQQGTGPGAGTAASKALDKRRRLEEEAKNKAEEAMATYRTCVADAKTQKQELEDTKVTALRQIQEVIRQSDQTIKSATISYYQLMHMQTAPLPVNFQMLCESSKLYDPGQQYASHVRQLQRGEEPDVRYDFEPYVSTSAWSPIMRTRKGSFNPGDASGPEAAGSPPEEGDTSEGAPNKDHRGGRGHQVHKSWPISISDTEVVLDASSGDLKKFDRTSSSGTMSSSEELVDQEAGLVASAFDSADLNGMDPELPVAMPSGPFRHVGLSKAARTHRLRKLRTPAKCRECNSYVYFQGAECEECCLACHKKCLETLAIQCGHKKLQGRLQLFGQDFSQAAGSTPDGVPFIVKKCVCEIERRALHTKGIYRVNGVKTRVEKLCQAFENGKELVELSQASPHDISNVLKLYLRQLPEPLISFRFYHELVGLAKDSLKAEAEAKAASRGRQDGSESEAATLAMVGRLRELMRDLPAENRATLLYLLRHLRKIVEMEQDNKMTPGNLGIVFGPTLLRPRPTDATVSLSSLVDYPHQARVIETLIVHYGLVFEEEPEEALGSQEGVSTQCAQLETAEGVVFPLQEDAEDGSRESHVASNDSDSELEEASDALSSSDASALHRLSFLEQTEAGLEEGPQSHSGSEEQLEGEDGAPGLRLCHFNTNQSNNTAQVPLPAMRLRDGQITGSTGWQRRPQFV from the exons ATGCGTCAGGTCATCTCCAGATACCCACTCCTGAACACCGTGGAGACACTCACAGCCGCTGGGACACTCATTGCCAAGGTCAAAG cctttcaCTACGAATGCAACAATGAATCAGATAAGAGGGAGTTTGAGAAGGCTCTGGAGACCATTGCTGTGTCCTTCAGCTGCAC TGTGTCAGAGCTCCTTTTGGGTGAAGTGGACAGCAGTACTCTCCTGGCCGTGCCTCCTGGGGACCCCAGCCAG TCCATGGAGAACCTTTATGGGGCCGGCAACGAGGGGCTCCCACACAGCGTGGAGGAATGTGAAGAAG GTTGCCTGCCCCCGGAGGAGGTGGACATGCTTCTGCAGCGCTGCGAGGGGGGCGTGGATGCCGCACTGCAGTATGCAAAAGACATGGCCAGGTACATGAAGGACCTCATCAGCTACCTGGAGAAGAGGACCACCCTGG AAATGGAATTCGCCAAAGGTCTACAGAAGGTTGTCCATAACTGCAGACAGAGTGTCACGCATGAG CCCCACATGCCTCTCTTGTCCATCTACTCACTGGCCCTGGAACAAGATCTGGAGTTTGGGCACGGCATGGTGCAGGCAGCGGGCACACTGCAGACTCAGACCTTCATGCAG CCCCTGACCCTGCGGCGGTTGGAGCACGAGAGACGCAGGAAGGAGATCAAAGAATCTTGGCATCGCGCACAGAGGAAGCTG CAAGAGGCAGAGACCAACCTGCGCAAGGCCAAACAGGGCTACAAACAACGCTGTGAAGACCATGACAAGGCCCGGCTCCAGGTGGCCAAAGCTGAGGAGGAACAACAGGGCACGGGGCCAGGAGCAGGGACTGCAGCCTCTAAGGCCCTGGACAAGAGGCGGAGGCTGGAGGAAGAGGCCAAAAACAAG GCTGAGGAGGCCATGGCCACTTACCGCACATGCGTAGCAGATGCAAAGACAcagaagcaggagctggaggaCACAAAGGTGACTGCGCTGCGGCAGATCCAGGAGGTCATCAGACAGAGTGACCAGACCATTAAGTCG GCCACCATCTCCTACTACCAGCTGATGCACATGCAGACGGCGCCGCTGCCGGTGAACTTCCAAATGCTGTGCGAGAGCAGCAAACTCTATGACCCTGGCCAACAGTACGCATCTCACGTGCGTCAGCTGCAGCGGGGCGAGGAGCCCGACGTGCGCTACGACTTTGAGCCTTATGTCTCCACCAGCGCCTG GTCCCCAATCATGCGTACACGGAAGGGCAGCTTCAACCCTGGAGATGCTTCAGGACCCGAAGCTGCTGGCAGTCCCCCCGAGGAAGGTGACACCTCTGAGGGGGCTCCTAACAAGGACCACAGGG GGGGACGAGGTCACCAGGTACATAAGTCCTGGCCCATCTCCATCTCAGACACCGAAGTCGTCCTGGACGCCAGCTCAG GGGACTTGAAGAAGTTCGATCGAACATCGTCCAGTGGGACCATGTCATCCAGTGAGGAGCTAGTAGATCAGGAAGCCGGCTTGGTAGCTTCGGCCTTTGATTCAG CTGACCTCAATGGCATGGACCCCGAGTTACCTGTGGCCATGCCCAGTGGACCCTTCCGCCATGTGGGATTGTCCAAGGCAGCCCGCACACACCGACTTCGCAAGCTGCGCACGCCGGCCAAGTGTAGAGAGTGTAACAGCTATGTGTACTTCCAAGGAGCCGAGTGTGAAGAG TGCTGTCTGGCTTGTCACAAAAAGTGTTTGGAGACCCTGGCCATCCAGTGTGGCCACAAGAAGCTTCAGGGCCGCCTGCAGCTGTTTGGACAAGACTTCAGCCAGGCAGCCGGCAGTACCCCTGATGGGGTGCCCTTTATTGTCAAAAAGTGTGTCTGTGAGATTGAGCGGCGGGCACTGCATACCAAG GGGATATACCGGGTCAACGGCGTGAAAACGCGTGTGGAGAAGCTGTGCCAGGCCTTTGAGAATGGCAAAGAGCTGGTGGAGTTGTCACAGGCCTCGCCCCACGACATCAGCAACGTCCTGAAGCTATACCTGCGGCAG CTTCCGGAGCCCCTCATCTCTTTTCGCTTCTACCATGAGCTGGTGGGGCTAGCTAAGGACAGCCTAAAGGCAGAGGCGGAAGCCAAGGCAGCGAGCCGGGGCCGGCAGGATGGGTCCGAGAGTGAGGCTGCCACCTTGGCCATGGTGGGCCGCCTACGTGAGCTCATGCGGGACCTGCCAGCCGAAAACCGGGCCACACTCTTATACTTGCTGAGGCACCTGCGAAA GATCGTGGAAATGGAGCAGGATAACAAGATGACCCCTGGGAACCTGGGCATCGTTTTCGGGCCCACACTGCTGCGGCCTCGGCCCACTGACGCCACCGTGTCCCTCTCTTCTCTGGTGGACTACCCCCACCAGGCCCGTGTTATCGAGACTCTGATTGTCCACTATGGCCTGGTCTTtgaggaggagccagaggaggcaCTTGGCAGCCAG GAGGGGGTGTCCACCCAGTGCGCCCAGCTGGAGACTGCTGAGGGCGTTGTCTTTCCCCTGCAGGAGGATGCCGAGGACGGAAGCCGAG AATCTCACGTGGCGTCCAATGACTCGGACTCCGAGCTGGAAGAGGCTTCTGACGCGCTTTCATCCTCGGACGCCAGCGCTCTGCACCGCCTTAGTTTCCTGGAGCAGACGGAGGCAGGCCTAGAGGAAGGTCCCCAGAGCCACAGTGGCAGCGAGGAACAGCTGGAGGGTGAGGATGGAGCCCCGGGCCTGAGGCTGTGTCACTTCAACACCAACCAGTCCAACAACACAGCACAGGTCCCTCTGCCTGCCATGCGGCTCCGAGATGGGCAGATCACAGGTAGCACCGGTTGGCAGCGGAGGCCACAGTTCGTCTGA
- the Arhgap45 gene encoding rho GTPase-activating protein 45 isoform X4 has product MNQIRGSLRRLWRPLLCPSAALCQSSFWVKWTAVLSWPCLLGTPASPWRTFMGPATRGSHTAWRNVKKVACPRRRWTCFCSAARGAWMPHCSMQKTWPEMEFAKGLQKVVHNCRQSVTHEPHMPLLSIYSLALEQDLEFGHGMVQAAGTLQTQTFMQPLTLRRLEHERRRKEIKESWHRAQRKLQEAETNLRKAKQGYKQRCEDHDKARLQVAKAEEEQQGTGPGAGTAASKALDKRRRLEEEAKNKAEEAMATYRTCVADAKTQKQELEDTKVTALRQIQEVIRQSDQTIKSATISYYQLMHMQTAPLPVNFQMLCESSKLYDPGQQYASHVRQLQRGEEPDVRYDFEPYVSTSAWSPIMRTRKGSFNPGDASGPEAAGSPPEEGDTSEGAPNKDHRGGRGHQVHKSWPISISDTEVVLDASSGDLKKFDRTSSSGTMSSSEELVDQEAGLVASAFDSADLNGMDPELPVAMPSGPFRHVGLSKAARTHRLRKLRTPAKCRECNSYVYFQGAECEECCLACHKKCLETLAIQCGHKKLQGRLQLFGQDFSQAAGSTPDGVPFIVKKCVCEIERRALHTKGIYRVNGVKTRVEKLCQAFENGKELVELSQASPHDISNVLKLYLRQLPEPLISFRFYHELVGLAKDSLKAEAEAKAASRGRQDGSESEAATLAMVGRLRELMRDLPAENRATLLYLLRHLRKIVEMEQDNKMTPGNLGIVFGPTLLRPRPTDATVSLSSLVDYPHQARVIETLIVHYGLVFEEEPEEALGSQEGVSTQCAQLETAEGVVFPLQEDAEDGSRESHVASNDSDSELEEASDALSSSDASALHRLSFLEQTEAGLEEGPQSHSGSEEQLEGEDGAPGLRLCHFNTNQSNNTAQVPLPAMRLRDGQITGSTGWQRRPQFV; this is encoded by the exons ATGAATCAGATAAGAGGGAGTTTGAGAAGGCTCTGGAGACCATTGCTGTGTCCTTCAGCTGCAC TGTGTCAGAGCTCCTTTTGGGTGAAGTGGACAGCAGTACTCTCCTGGCCGTGCCTCCTGGGGACCCCAGCCAG TCCATGGAGAACCTTTATGGGGCCGGCAACGAGGGGCTCCCACACAGCGTGGAGGAATGTGAAGAAG GTTGCCTGCCCCCGGAGGAGGTGGACATGCTTCTGCAGCGCTGCGAGGGGGGCGTGGATGCCGCACTGCAGTATGCAAAAGACATGGCCAG AAATGGAATTCGCCAAAGGTCTACAGAAGGTTGTCCATAACTGCAGACAGAGTGTCACGCATGAG CCCCACATGCCTCTCTTGTCCATCTACTCACTGGCCCTGGAACAAGATCTGGAGTTTGGGCACGGCATGGTGCAGGCAGCGGGCACACTGCAGACTCAGACCTTCATGCAG CCCCTGACCCTGCGGCGGTTGGAGCACGAGAGACGCAGGAAGGAGATCAAAGAATCTTGGCATCGCGCACAGAGGAAGCTG CAAGAGGCAGAGACCAACCTGCGCAAGGCCAAACAGGGCTACAAACAACGCTGTGAAGACCATGACAAGGCCCGGCTCCAGGTGGCCAAAGCTGAGGAGGAACAACAGGGCACGGGGCCAGGAGCAGGGACTGCAGCCTCTAAGGCCCTGGACAAGAGGCGGAGGCTGGAGGAAGAGGCCAAAAACAAG GCTGAGGAGGCCATGGCCACTTACCGCACATGCGTAGCAGATGCAAAGACAcagaagcaggagctggaggaCACAAAGGTGACTGCGCTGCGGCAGATCCAGGAGGTCATCAGACAGAGTGACCAGACCATTAAGTCG GCCACCATCTCCTACTACCAGCTGATGCACATGCAGACGGCGCCGCTGCCGGTGAACTTCCAAATGCTGTGCGAGAGCAGCAAACTCTATGACCCTGGCCAACAGTACGCATCTCACGTGCGTCAGCTGCAGCGGGGCGAGGAGCCCGACGTGCGCTACGACTTTGAGCCTTATGTCTCCACCAGCGCCTG GTCCCCAATCATGCGTACACGGAAGGGCAGCTTCAACCCTGGAGATGCTTCAGGACCCGAAGCTGCTGGCAGTCCCCCCGAGGAAGGTGACACCTCTGAGGGGGCTCCTAACAAGGACCACAGGG GGGGACGAGGTCACCAGGTACATAAGTCCTGGCCCATCTCCATCTCAGACACCGAAGTCGTCCTGGACGCCAGCTCAG GGGACTTGAAGAAGTTCGATCGAACATCGTCCAGTGGGACCATGTCATCCAGTGAGGAGCTAGTAGATCAGGAAGCCGGCTTGGTAGCTTCGGCCTTTGATTCAG CTGACCTCAATGGCATGGACCCCGAGTTACCTGTGGCCATGCCCAGTGGACCCTTCCGCCATGTGGGATTGTCCAAGGCAGCCCGCACACACCGACTTCGCAAGCTGCGCACGCCGGCCAAGTGTAGAGAGTGTAACAGCTATGTGTACTTCCAAGGAGCCGAGTGTGAAGAG TGCTGTCTGGCTTGTCACAAAAAGTGTTTGGAGACCCTGGCCATCCAGTGTGGCCACAAGAAGCTTCAGGGCCGCCTGCAGCTGTTTGGACAAGACTTCAGCCAGGCAGCCGGCAGTACCCCTGATGGGGTGCCCTTTATTGTCAAAAAGTGTGTCTGTGAGATTGAGCGGCGGGCACTGCATACCAAG GGGATATACCGGGTCAACGGCGTGAAAACGCGTGTGGAGAAGCTGTGCCAGGCCTTTGAGAATGGCAAAGAGCTGGTGGAGTTGTCACAGGCCTCGCCCCACGACATCAGCAACGTCCTGAAGCTATACCTGCGGCAG CTTCCGGAGCCCCTCATCTCTTTTCGCTTCTACCATGAGCTGGTGGGGCTAGCTAAGGACAGCCTAAAGGCAGAGGCGGAAGCCAAGGCAGCGAGCCGGGGCCGGCAGGATGGGTCCGAGAGTGAGGCTGCCACCTTGGCCATGGTGGGCCGCCTACGTGAGCTCATGCGGGACCTGCCAGCCGAAAACCGGGCCACACTCTTATACTTGCTGAGGCACCTGCGAAA GATCGTGGAAATGGAGCAGGATAACAAGATGACCCCTGGGAACCTGGGCATCGTTTTCGGGCCCACACTGCTGCGGCCTCGGCCCACTGACGCCACCGTGTCCCTCTCTTCTCTGGTGGACTACCCCCACCAGGCCCGTGTTATCGAGACTCTGATTGTCCACTATGGCCTGGTCTTtgaggaggagccagaggaggcaCTTGGCAGCCAG GAGGGGGTGTCCACCCAGTGCGCCCAGCTGGAGACTGCTGAGGGCGTTGTCTTTCCCCTGCAGGAGGATGCCGAGGACGGAAGCCGAG AATCTCACGTGGCGTCCAATGACTCGGACTCCGAGCTGGAAGAGGCTTCTGACGCGCTTTCATCCTCGGACGCCAGCGCTCTGCACCGCCTTAGTTTCCTGGAGCAGACGGAGGCAGGCCTAGAGGAAGGTCCCCAGAGCCACAGTGGCAGCGAGGAACAGCTGGAGGGTGAGGATGGAGCCCCGGGCCTGAGGCTGTGTCACTTCAACACCAACCAGTCCAACAACACAGCACAGGTCCCTCTGCCTGCCATGCGGCTCCGAGATGGGCAGATCACAGGTAGCACCGGTTGGCAGCGGAGGCCACAGTTCGTCTGA